One Synechococcus sp. CC9605 genomic window carries:
- the rlmN gene encoding 23S rRNA (adenine(2503)-C(2))-methyltransferase RlmN — MTQALLGRSAAELQDWAVAQGQKPFRGRQLHDWIYAKGARSLADITVFPKTWRAALVEAGVDVGRLKEVHHSVATDATTKLLLSTEDGETIETVGIPTDQRLTVCVSSQVGCPMACRFCATGKGGLQRSLQTHEIVDQVLSVREAMDRRPSHIVFMGMGEPLLNSSAVLEAIRCLNDDLGIGQRRITVSTVGVPKTLPQLAELAMQRLGRAQFTLAVSLHAPNQRLREELIPTAHAYPYDALLEDCRHYLDVTGRRVSFEYILLGGLNDQPEHAAELADRVGGFQSHVNLIAYNPIEEEEFKRPTPQRIEAFRRVLERRGVAVSLRASRGLDQNAACGQLRRQQMAPNTPS, encoded by the coding sequence GTGACCCAGGCTCTGCTGGGTCGCAGCGCGGCCGAGCTGCAGGACTGGGCCGTCGCCCAGGGGCAAAAGCCTTTCCGCGGTCGCCAGCTCCATGACTGGATCTATGCCAAGGGGGCTCGATCCCTGGCCGACATCACGGTCTTCCCCAAGACTTGGCGTGCCGCCTTGGTTGAGGCAGGCGTTGATGTGGGCCGGCTGAAGGAAGTGCATCATTCGGTGGCCACGGATGCCACTACGAAATTGCTGCTCTCCACCGAGGACGGCGAAACCATTGAAACGGTCGGGATTCCCACCGATCAACGTCTCACCGTCTGTGTGTCCAGCCAGGTGGGTTGTCCCATGGCCTGCCGCTTCTGCGCCACCGGCAAAGGGGGGCTGCAGCGTTCACTTCAGACCCACGAAATTGTGGATCAGGTGTTGAGTGTGCGTGAGGCGATGGACCGCCGTCCCTCCCACATCGTGTTCATGGGCATGGGCGAGCCCCTGCTCAACAGCAGCGCCGTGCTGGAGGCGATCCGCTGCCTCAATGATGACCTCGGCATCGGCCAACGCCGCATCACTGTCAGCACGGTGGGTGTTCCGAAAACCTTGCCGCAACTTGCGGAACTGGCCATGCAGCGGCTGGGCCGCGCCCAGTTCACCCTGGCGGTGAGCCTCCATGCCCCCAACCAGCGGCTGCGCGAGGAGCTGATTCCCACGGCCCATGCCTACCCCTATGACGCTCTGCTTGAGGATTGCCGTCACTATCTGGATGTGACCGGTCGGCGGGTGAGTTTTGAGTACATCCTGCTCGGTGGACTCAACGACCAGCCCGAGCACGCCGCTGAGCTGGCGGATCGCGTTGGCGGTTTCCAGAGCCACGTGAACCTGATCGCTTACAACCCGATTGAGGAGGAGGAGTTCAAACGACCAACGCCGCAGCGGATCGAGGCGTTTCGTCGCGTTTTGGAACGACGCGGTGTTGCCGTGAGCCTCAGGGCCAGCCGGGGACTCGATCAAAATGCGGCCTGCGGTCAGCTCAGGCGTCAGCAGATGGCTCCCAATACACCTAGCTGA
- a CDS encoding J domain-containing protein, whose protein sequence is MKDRSSPVSEARPSHHERLGVRPGVDAETLRQAFRRQSKALHPDTTQLPPEQASIAFQELKESYDVLLRQSQATLSLGAKAPSSPPPLQHQSRPDAWQGIGQRRPLSGGEWFSLVLLSIALLLSLVLGLGVALAQGRDWQVSPSWLADEQTQSTSVRLQPDGRPAPGEHPAESALSPGA, encoded by the coding sequence ATGAAGGACCGGTCGTCCCCTGTGTCCGAAGCCCGCCCCAGCCATCACGAACGGCTTGGCGTGCGTCCCGGGGTTGACGCTGAAACCTTGCGCCAGGCCTTTCGACGCCAGTCCAAGGCCCTGCATCCCGACACCACGCAACTGCCGCCCGAGCAGGCCAGCATTGCTTTTCAGGAGCTCAAGGAGTCCTACGACGTTCTGCTGCGCCAGAGCCAAGCAACCCTCAGTCTTGGCGCCAAAGCGCCTTCATCGCCTCCGCCCCTGCAGCATCAGTCCCGCCCGGATGCCTGGCAGGGCATCGGTCAACGGAGGCCCCTCTCCGGTGGGGAATGGTTCTCGCTGGTGCTGTTGAGCATCGCGCTGTTGCTCAGCCTGGTGCTGGGGTTGGGGGTGGCCCTTGCTCAGGGCCGCGACTGGCAGGTGTCGCCGAGTTGGCTGGCGGATGAGCAGACTCAGAGCACATCCGTGCGTTTGCAACCTGATGGCCGCCCTGCCCCCGGAGAGCACCCCGCTGAATCAGCACTCTCTCCCGGCGCTTGA
- a CDS encoding HEAT repeat domain-containing protein: MTDDRSQQKDQGLSSLSVDPDLLARELAAEDDVDPLDAIQLDDAEQDSSLKIARACDQGLVWLRGNHGERLQGLQVFCEHRDPRSIALLLPLLQNSCPVERMSAVYALGRNPSPPAVEPLLRLLQLDANAYVRKAAAWSLGNFPDAPVLNPLIRALQTDVAAVRLWCPGSLAEAGSRSPVKADPAAGQLLVSLRIDSEAVVRSNCIWALGRLMDQLVQPRQAEIVEALVSALLHDGEISVRDEARTALEQLEDPLVLERLQALINDGFIL, from the coding sequence ATGACTGACGATCGCAGCCAACAGAAGGACCAGGGGCTGTCCAGCCTTTCCGTGGATCCTGATCTGCTGGCGCGTGAGCTGGCGGCGGAAGATGACGTTGATCCGCTTGATGCGATTCAGCTCGATGACGCCGAGCAAGATTCCTCTCTGAAGATTGCCCGGGCCTGTGACCAGGGCCTGGTCTGGTTGCGTGGCAACCATGGAGAACGGCTGCAGGGCCTGCAGGTGTTCTGTGAACACCGTGATCCCCGGTCGATTGCCCTGCTGCTGCCCTTGCTCCAGAACTCCTGTCCGGTGGAGCGGATGAGTGCCGTTTACGCCTTGGGCCGCAATCCATCGCCGCCGGCTGTTGAGCCGCTGTTGCGGCTGCTGCAGCTCGATGCCAATGCCTACGTCCGCAAGGCTGCGGCCTGGAGCCTGGGCAATTTCCCCGATGCTCCGGTGCTCAATCCGTTGATCCGGGCGCTGCAGACGGATGTCGCAGCGGTGCGCCTCTGGTGTCCAGGTTCCCTGGCGGAAGCCGGCAGCCGTTCCCCGGTCAAGGCCGACCCCGCGGCGGGGCAATTGCTGGTGAGTCTGCGCATCGACAGTGAAGCGGTGGTGCGCAGCAACTGCATCTGGGCTTTGGGCCGTTTGATGGATCAGCTGGTGCAGCCGCGGCAAGCCGAGATCGTTGAAGCCCTGGTGAGTGCCTTACTCCATGACGGGGAGATCTCCGTGCGCGATGAGGCCAGAACGGCCCTCGAGCAGCTGGAGGATCCGCTGGTGCTGGAACGCCTGCAGGCGTTGATCAACGACGGTTTTATCCTGTAA
- a CDS encoding DUF2997 domain-containing protein — MPQKTIRFTIRPDGRVEEQVEGVAGEACQQLTEEVEAALGTVERQESTSEAFLQPEVQSQSLPAHLN; from the coding sequence ATGCCCCAAAAGACCATTCGCTTCACCATTCGGCCTGATGGACGTGTGGAGGAGCAGGTCGAGGGTGTTGCAGGAGAAGCGTGCCAGCAGCTCACTGAAGAAGTGGAAGCTGCTCTTGGAACGGTTGAACGTCAGGAGTCCACATCCGAAGCGTTTCTGCAGCCTGAGGTCCAGTCCCAGTCTCTTCCCGCTCATTTGAACTGA
- a CDS encoding aldo/keto reductase: protein MALPTRRFGRTELEIPLLSLGGMRFQQSWTDLPADEITSASQTQLEATLKRAVDLGFHHVETARHYGSSERQLGWALPRTPDPSRLLQSKVPPRPDPDAFEAELELSFERLGCDRLDLLAIHGINLPEHLEQTLQPGGCMEVVRRWQAEGRIGHVGFSTHGPTALIAEACDSGAFDYVNLHWYYIRQDNGPALDAALRQDMGVFIISPTDKGGHLHTPSQRLLELCAPLHPIVFNDLFCLQDPRVHTISVGAARPEDLELHLEALRLLQDAASLIAPVDQRLRQAADEALGRDWMATWSVGLPPWHATPGEINLPVLLWLYNLLEAWDLESYAKARYGLLGSGGHWFAGANADGFEDEVSVEDLQSVLQESPWRERIPEILRSLKQRLKGESQLRLSSV from the coding sequence ATGGCGCTTCCCACCCGCCGATTCGGCCGAACGGAGCTTGAGATCCCCCTGTTGTCTCTTGGGGGAATGCGCTTTCAGCAGAGCTGGACCGACCTTCCTGCTGATGAGATCACGTCTGCGTCGCAGACCCAGCTTGAGGCGACCCTGAAGCGCGCGGTGGATCTGGGCTTTCACCACGTGGAAACGGCGCGGCACTACGGCAGCTCCGAGCGTCAGCTGGGTTGGGCCCTGCCGCGCACACCCGACCCCTCCCGTCTGCTGCAGAGCAAGGTGCCTCCTCGGCCCGATCCCGACGCCTTCGAGGCGGAACTGGAGCTCAGTTTTGAGCGGTTGGGCTGTGATCGCCTGGATTTACTGGCCATCCATGGCATCAACCTGCCGGAGCATCTCGAGCAGACCCTGCAACCGGGGGGCTGCATGGAGGTGGTGCGCCGCTGGCAGGCGGAGGGTCGCATTGGTCACGTGGGCTTCTCCACCCATGGCCCCACAGCCTTGATCGCAGAGGCCTGCGACTCCGGTGCCTTCGATTATGTGAATCTGCACTGGTATTACATCCGCCAGGACAACGGCCCTGCCTTGGATGCAGCCCTTCGTCAGGACATGGGTGTGTTCATCATCAGTCCCACCGACAAAGGCGGTCATCTGCACACGCCATCCCAACGACTCTTGGAGCTGTGTGCACCGCTGCATCCCATCGTCTTCAATGACCTGTTCTGTCTTCAGGATCCGCGGGTGCACACCATCAGCGTGGGAGCGGCCCGGCCGGAGGATCTCGAGCTTCACCTGGAGGCTTTGCGCCTGCTGCAGGATGCAGCGTCCTTGATTGCTCCTGTGGATCAGCGGCTTCGGCAAGCGGCCGATGAAGCGCTGGGTCGCGACTGGATGGCCACCTGGTCCGTCGGGCTGCCGCCTTGGCATGCGACGCCCGGTGAGATCAACCTCCCCGTCTTGCTTTGGTTGTACAACCTCCTGGAGGCCTGGGATCTCGAGAGTTATGCCAAGGCCCGCTATGGGTTGTTGGGCTCCGGCGGGCACTGGTTTGCCGGGGCCAATGCCGATGGCTTTGAGGATGAGGTCAGCGTGGAGGATTTGCAGAGCGTCTTGCAGGAGAGTCCATGGCGTGAGCGCATCCCGGAGATCCTGCGCAGCCTCAAGCAGCGGCTCAAGGGCGAATCCCAGCTGCGTTTGTCGAGTGTCTGA
- a CDS encoding ferredoxin encodes MADPSSHAFSAPARPQEQTTGREPLLGGDMRDQAVWVDEAVCIGCRYCAHVAANTFVVEPHLGRSRAIRQDGDSTECIQEAIDTCPVDCIHWVPFESLETLRQNLVRQNLQPRPQG; translated from the coding sequence CTGGCTGATCCCTCGTCTCACGCCTTTTCCGCCCCCGCTCGCCCGCAGGAGCAGACCACCGGTAGGGAGCCTCTCCTCGGGGGCGACATGCGCGATCAGGCTGTCTGGGTGGATGAAGCCGTTTGCATCGGCTGTCGCTACTGCGCCCACGTGGCTGCGAACACCTTTGTTGTTGAGCCGCATCTGGGACGCTCCAGGGCCATCCGACAGGACGGTGACTCCACCGAATGCATTCAGGAGGCCATCGACACCTGTCCCGTGGATTGCATTCACTGGGTTCCCTTTGAGTCTTTGGAAACGCTGCGGCAAAACCTGGTTCGCCAGAATCTGCAACCACGTCCCCAAGGTTGA
- the bioA gene encoding adenosylmethionine--8-amino-7-oxononanoate transaminase: MAKAAAAAMGSIRHPNLWPPFTQMASAANSQRVVSGEGALLIREQGEPLIDAISSWWVTLHGHAHPVLAKAIADQAARLEQVIFADFTHEPAEQLAVRLSGLCGLQRLFFSDNGSTAVEVALKIACQWWANRGQPRYQIVAFDGAYHGDTFGAMAVGERNLFSAPFEDKLFPVARVPWPATWWDDDAVEAKESAALEVLERVLETPTAAVILEPLLQGAGGMAMVRPEFLRQVEARTRQEGALLIADEVLTGFGRCGDWFASRRADIRPDLMALSKGLTGGCLPMGVTMASEAVFEAFVGDDPCLTLWHGHSFTANPLGCAAANASLDLLERNPAAFQQFEQRHRPHLERLARHRKVQHPRLTGTVAGFDLVVEGSSGYLNPAGPKLKRLAMENGVFLRPLGQVVYLLPPLCISDAQLERCYSVLERALDQL; this comes from the coding sequence ATGGCAAAAGCTGCCGCTGCTGCCATGGGGTCGATCCGCCATCCGAATCTCTGGCCCCCCTTCACCCAGATGGCCAGCGCAGCCAACTCCCAACGGGTGGTGTCTGGGGAGGGTGCCCTGCTGATCCGTGAACAGGGGGAGCCGCTGATCGATGCGATCAGCAGCTGGTGGGTCACCCTGCACGGCCATGCCCATCCGGTGTTGGCCAAGGCCATCGCCGATCAGGCCGCCCGCCTCGAACAGGTGATTTTTGCCGACTTCACCCATGAGCCTGCGGAACAGCTGGCCGTACGCCTGAGCGGCCTCTGCGGCCTGCAAAGGCTGTTCTTCTCCGACAACGGCTCCACTGCGGTGGAAGTGGCGCTCAAGATCGCCTGCCAGTGGTGGGCCAACCGGGGGCAACCGCGCTACCAGATCGTCGCCTTCGACGGGGCATACCACGGCGACACCTTCGGAGCGATGGCCGTTGGCGAACGCAACCTGTTCAGCGCCCCCTTCGAAGACAAACTCTTTCCCGTCGCCCGGGTTCCCTGGCCGGCCACCTGGTGGGACGACGATGCCGTGGAGGCCAAGGAATCCGCGGCACTCGAGGTGCTCGAGCGGGTGCTGGAGACACCGACAGCGGCGGTGATCCTCGAGCCATTGCTCCAGGGGGCCGGCGGCATGGCCATGGTGCGGCCCGAATTTCTGCGACAGGTGGAGGCACGCACCCGCCAGGAGGGAGCACTGCTGATCGCCGATGAAGTGCTCACCGGCTTCGGACGCTGCGGCGACTGGTTCGCCAGCCGGCGGGCGGACATCCGGCCGGATCTGATGGCGCTGTCCAAAGGCTTGACGGGTGGATGTCTACCGATGGGCGTGACCATGGCCAGCGAAGCGGTGTTCGAAGCCTTCGTCGGTGACGACCCCTGCCTGACCCTCTGGCACGGCCACAGCTTTACGGCCAATCCGCTGGGCTGCGCCGCGGCCAACGCCAGCCTCGACCTGCTGGAGCGCAACCCCGCTGCCTTTCAACAGTTCGAACAACGGCACCGTCCGCACCTCGAACGGTTGGCGCGCCATCGGAAGGTGCAACATCCCCGGCTGACGGGGACGGTGGCCGGCTTCGACCTCGTTGTGGAGGGGAGCTCGGGCTACCTCAACCCAGCGGGGCCAAAGCTGAAACGGCTGGCGATGGAGAACGGCGTTTTCCTCCGCCCCCTGGGCCAGGTGGTCTATCTACTGCCACCGCTCTGCATCAGCGATGCCCAGCTGGAACGCTGCTATTCGGTGCTGGAAAGGGCCCTCGATCAGCTCTGA
- the bioD gene encoding dethiobiotin synthase: protein MNGSVSRLVVCGTDTDVGKTVVSAWLVQGLQASYWKPVQSGLEGGGDRERVRQLLNLPQERMLPEAYAFNEPVSPHWAAELDDTPLEPAQLAIPHHQGSLVVETAGGLMVPLTRNWLQIDQLVEWQLPIVLVARSGLGTLNHTLLSLEALRRRNLTVLGLILNGPLHADNPGTLEQFGDVPVLAQLPPQASLSATVLERLWREKDLTTTFRQVLKRSSP from the coding sequence ATGAACGGCAGCGTCAGTCGCCTGGTGGTGTGCGGAACCGACACGGATGTGGGCAAAACCGTGGTGAGCGCATGGCTGGTGCAGGGGCTTCAGGCCAGCTACTGGAAACCGGTGCAGAGCGGACTGGAGGGCGGCGGTGACCGCGAACGAGTGCGGCAGCTTTTAAACCTTCCGCAGGAACGGATGCTGCCCGAGGCCTATGCCTTCAACGAGCCCGTCTCCCCCCACTGGGCCGCCGAACTGGACGACACGCCGCTCGAGCCAGCCCAACTCGCCATTCCCCACCACCAGGGATCCCTGGTGGTGGAGACGGCTGGAGGGTTGATGGTGCCCCTAACCCGCAACTGGCTCCAGATCGATCAACTGGTGGAGTGGCAGTTGCCCATCGTTTTGGTGGCCCGCAGTGGACTGGGCACCCTCAACCACACCCTGCTCAGCCTGGAAGCGTTGAGACGGCGGAATCTCACGGTGTTGGGACTAATCCTCAACGGCCCCCTCCATGCCGACAACCCGGGGACCCTCGAACAGTTCGGTGACGTCCCCGTTCTGGCGCAGCTTCCCCCCCAGGCCTCGCTATCAGCAACGGTTCTGGAGCGGCTTTGGCGCGAGAAGGATCTCACCACTACATTCCGACAAGTGTTGAAGCGATCGTCCCCGTGA
- a CDS encoding DUF1257 domain-containing protein translates to MSHFSTVKTELRQLEPLVKALEDMGYAPDQGERPVRGYRGQTVTADLAIAVQDGGDIGFRWNSASESYELVTDLDLWKQQIPVERFLSKLTQRYALNTVLAATTKEGFQVAEQTQTEDGSIELVVTRWDA, encoded by the coding sequence ATGTCGCATTTCAGCACCGTCAAAACCGAACTGCGTCAGCTGGAGCCTTTGGTGAAAGCACTGGAAGACATGGGCTATGCCCCTGATCAAGGAGAGCGTCCCGTGCGCGGCTACCGCGGCCAGACCGTCACAGCTGATCTGGCCATTGCGGTGCAGGACGGTGGTGATATCGGTTTCCGCTGGAATAGCGCATCGGAGTCCTACGAGCTGGTCACCGACCTCGATCTGTGGAAGCAACAGATTCCCGTGGAACGTTTTCTCTCCAAGCTCACGCAGCGCTACGCCCTGAACACGGTTCTGGCTGCCACCACCAAGGAAGGATTTCAGGTTGCCGAGCAGACCCAGACCGAGGATGGTTCAATCGAACTCGTGGTGACCCGCTGGGACGCCTGA
- the rsmG gene encoding 16S rRNA (guanine(527)-N(7))-methyltransferase RsmG — translation MAATAPEPAFWDALGWQPSQAQRDQLEELQGLLQSWNERVNLTRLVNGDDFWIGQVFDSLWPLAGELQSANEPQHWIDVGTGGGFPGLAIAIALPQAQVTLLDSVGRKTAAVEAMASSLGLADRVGVRTERIETTGRDRHFRGSFDRAVARAVAAAPVVAEYLVPLLKTDGEALLYRGQWADSDAVPFNRALRLLAARLVEVQHRQLPSDRGTRHLLRVKPNGPCPRSYPRAVGTPSRDPLGS, via the coding sequence ATGGCCGCCACCGCGCCTGAACCGGCGTTCTGGGACGCCCTGGGATGGCAGCCATCGCAGGCGCAGCGCGACCAGCTGGAGGAGCTTCAGGGCCTGCTGCAGAGCTGGAATGAACGGGTCAATCTGACGCGCCTGGTGAACGGCGACGATTTCTGGATTGGTCAGGTCTTCGACAGCCTCTGGCCGCTGGCGGGGGAACTCCAGTCAGCGAACGAGCCGCAGCACTGGATTGATGTGGGAACCGGGGGAGGCTTCCCCGGCCTCGCCATCGCCATTGCCCTTCCCCAGGCACAGGTGACTCTGCTGGATTCCGTCGGGCGCAAGACCGCCGCTGTGGAGGCCATGGCCAGCAGCCTGGGGCTTGCTGATCGGGTGGGGGTCCGCACCGAGCGGATCGAAACCACCGGGCGCGATCGCCACTTTCGTGGCAGCTTCGATCGCGCCGTGGCACGGGCTGTGGCGGCCGCTCCTGTGGTGGCCGAATACCTCGTGCCCTTGCTGAAAACCGACGGCGAGGCGCTGCTGTATCGGGGCCAGTGGGCTGACAGCGATGCCGTGCCATTCAACAGGGCCCTGCGCCTGCTAGCGGCCCGTCTGGTGGAGGTGCAGCACCGGCAACTGCCCAGTGATCGCGGCACGCGTCACTTGCTGCGGGTGAAACCGAACGGCCCCTGCCCCCGCAGCTACCCAAGGGCAGTGGGCACGCCCAGCCGGGATCCTCTTGGGAGCTAA
- a CDS encoding sodium:solute symporter family protein produces the protein MTAIDWLLLAAYLVLTLVLGLWLARRNSGEADYFVAGRRLNGWLAGASMAATTFSIDTPLYVAGLVGARGLAGNWEWWSFGLAHVAMAVVFAPLWRRSGVLTDAAFTELRYGGAAAAWLRGIKAFLLAVPVNCIGIGYAFLALRKVVEALGLVSGQPAALGLTDTVWLLMVVAVLVMSYTVAGGLWAVVVTDLVQLVLALAGALAVAAAALHAAGGMTALMEQLQALQRPELLSLVPWTWDDSGFRWLQASGISIPMFTAYIAVQWWSFRRSDGGGEFIQRMLATRDEQQARLAGWVFLVVNYLVRSWLWIVVALAALVLLPAGADLELGYPALAVQLLPPVALGLVVISLVAAFMSTVSTSVNWGASYLTHDLYQRFVRPSAGPRELLLVGQLTTVVLLVLGVITALISDSIGTVFRLVIAIGSGPGVVLVLRWFWWRVNAAAELSAMLCGFFIGVFTSVVPLVRIEDYGVRIAVITGLSAVVWLAVMLSTPPESDAVLERFVRTVRPPGPGWSRLRQRFGVMPMESLPAMLRRFVLACGVLFGGLLGTGGFLLHQQWSGWIGLSVLILSIWQLRRRVDAVPS, from the coding sequence ATGACAGCGATTGATTGGCTGCTTCTCGCTGCTTACCTCGTTCTCACCTTGGTGTTGGGGTTGTGGTTGGCCCGCCGCAACAGCGGCGAGGCGGATTATTTCGTGGCAGGCCGCCGTCTGAACGGTTGGTTGGCCGGCGCCTCGATGGCGGCCACCACCTTCTCCATCGATACACCGCTCTACGTCGCTGGCCTCGTGGGTGCTCGCGGCCTGGCGGGCAACTGGGAGTGGTGGAGCTTTGGTTTGGCCCACGTGGCCATGGCCGTTGTCTTCGCACCCCTCTGGCGCCGCAGCGGTGTGCTCACCGACGCCGCTTTCACCGAGCTGCGCTACGGCGGAGCGGCGGCGGCTTGGTTGCGCGGCATCAAGGCTTTCCTGCTGGCCGTGCCGGTGAACTGCATCGGCATCGGCTATGCCTTCCTCGCCCTCCGCAAGGTGGTGGAAGCGCTGGGGCTGGTGTCGGGTCAACCCGCAGCACTGGGCCTGACGGACACGGTTTGGCTCTTGATGGTCGTGGCCGTCCTTGTGATGAGTTACACCGTGGCCGGTGGGCTCTGGGCCGTCGTGGTAACCGATCTGGTCCAGCTCGTGCTGGCGTTGGCGGGTGCCCTGGCCGTGGCCGCGGCTGCCCTCCATGCCGCAGGCGGGATGACAGCGCTGATGGAGCAACTGCAGGCGCTGCAGCGGCCGGAGCTGCTGTCTCTGGTGCCCTGGACCTGGGATGACTCCGGCTTCCGCTGGTTGCAGGCCAGTGGCATCAGCATCCCGATGTTCACGGCCTACATCGCCGTGCAGTGGTGGAGTTTCCGCCGCAGTGATGGGGGTGGCGAGTTTATCCAGCGCATGCTGGCCACCCGCGATGAGCAGCAGGCGCGGCTGGCGGGTTGGGTGTTTCTGGTGGTGAATTACCTGGTGCGCAGCTGGCTCTGGATCGTGGTCGCGTTGGCGGCCCTGGTGCTGTTGCCGGCCGGCGCTGATCTTGAGCTTGGCTATCCCGCCCTGGCCGTGCAACTGCTGCCCCCGGTGGCGCTCGGCCTGGTGGTGATCTCTCTGGTGGCGGCGTTCATGAGCACCGTGAGCACCTCGGTGAACTGGGGAGCCAGCTACCTCACCCACGACCTCTATCAGCGCTTTGTTCGCCCCTCCGCCGGTCCGCGCGAGCTCTTGCTGGTGGGACAACTCACCACGGTTGTGCTGCTCGTTCTTGGGGTGATCACCGCTTTGATCAGCGACAGCATCGGCACGGTGTTTCGGCTGGTGATCGCGATCGGGTCCGGTCCCGGTGTGGTTCTGGTGCTGCGCTGGTTCTGGTGGCGCGTGAACGCCGCGGCGGAGCTGTCGGCGATGCTCTGCGGGTTCTTCATTGGGGTGTTCACCTCGGTGGTGCCCCTGGTGCGGATCGAGGATTACGGGGTTCGCATTGCGGTGATCACCGGCCTCTCTGCTGTGGTCTGGTTGGCGGTGATGCTGAGCACACCGCCGGAATCGGACGCTGTTTTGGAGCGGTTTGTGCGGACGGTGCGTCCTCCGGGCCCCGGATGGTCACGCCTGCGCCAGCGCTTCGGCGTCATGCCGATGGAGTCGTTGCCCGCCATGCTGCGGCGCTTTGTGCTGGCCTGTGGTGTGTTGTTTGGCGGCCTGCTTGGTACAGGGGGCTTCCTGTTGCATCAACAGTGGAGTGGCTGGATCGGTCTGTCGGTGCTGATCCTTTCGATCTGGCAGTTGCGGCGGCGTGTCGATGCCGTGCCCTCTTGA
- a CDS encoding DUF3143 domain-containing protein yields MAALPPESTPLNQHSLPALEAWLQQLGAVRMDDNPCQWMLERSEWRALLLLEREDLKVIWHPGSLEAMVQCSLPYGLSRADVEAAIQAGP; encoded by the coding sequence ATGGCCGCCCTGCCCCCGGAGAGCACCCCGCTGAATCAGCACTCTCTCCCGGCGCTTGAGGCCTGGCTTCAGCAGCTGGGTGCCGTCCGCATGGACGACAACCCTTGCCAGTGGATGCTCGAGCGTTCTGAATGGAGAGCACTGTTGCTGCTGGAACGGGAGGACCTCAAAGTGATCTGGCACCCGGGTTCCCTGGAGGCGATGGTGCAGTGTTCGCTGCCCTATGGCCTTTCCAGGGCCGATGTTGAGGCGGCGATTCAGGCGGGGCCCTGA